The following coding sequences lie in one Terriglobales bacterium genomic window:
- a CDS encoding acyltransferase, giving the protein MPSKRHSRIVKAVHGKRRVVPDAPFELGLADFLRARYDLSHLVELYGRFAVGDGELELLMRRAIWRAGARRFGHGVHIGSGAVFRHLETFEIGNGVFLGAQCNVQGRFDGRCVIGDHSWIGPHAFLDARDLVIEEYVGWGPGAKVLGSAHTGLPANVPIIQTDLEIRRVRIGAGADIGTNAVILPGVTVGKGAIVGAGAVVVEDVPPFAIVAGVPARFLRWRPGHARGGRNRR; this is encoded by the coding sequence ATGCCCTCTAAGCGCCACAGCCGCATCGTCAAAGCCGTGCACGGCAAGCGTCGCGTCGTGCCCGACGCTCCTTTCGAGCTGGGCCTGGCTGATTTCCTGCGCGCCCGCTATGACCTGAGCCATCTGGTGGAGTTGTACGGCCGCTTCGCGGTGGGCGACGGGGAGTTGGAGCTGCTGATGCGCCGCGCCATCTGGCGCGCCGGCGCCCGCCGCTTCGGTCACGGCGTGCACATCGGCTCCGGCGCGGTCTTCCGGCACCTGGAGACCTTCGAGATCGGCAACGGAGTCTTCTTGGGCGCGCAGTGCAACGTGCAGGGGCGCTTCGACGGCCGCTGCGTCATCGGCGACCACTCCTGGATCGGGCCGCACGCCTTCCTGGACGCCCGCGACCTGGTCATCGAGGAGTACGTAGGCTGGGGACCGGGAGCCAAGGTGCTGGGCTCGGCGCACACCGGCCTGCCCGCCAACGTGCCCATCATCCAGACTGACCTCGAGATCAGGCGGGTCCGCATCGGTGCCGGGGCGGACATCGGCACCAACGCCGTCATCCTGCCCGGGGTGACCGTGGGCAAGGGGGCTATCGTGGGAGCGGGCGCGGTGGTGGTGGAAGACGTCCCGCCCTTCGCCATCGTGGCCGGCGTCCCCGCCCGCTTCTTGCGCTGGCGCCCGGGACATGCGCGGGGAGGCAG
- a CDS encoding DegT/DnrJ/EryC1/StrS family aminotransferase — protein sequence MIPFLDLKAQYRSLKPEIDAAIARVLESCQFVLGEEVARFEEEFAAYCGAAHAVAVNSGTSALHLSLLALGVGPGDEVVTTPFTFVATVAAIGYSGARAVLVDVDPHSFNLDPARLERALTLRTKAIVPVHLYGQPADLDPIFEIARRRGVPVIEDACQAHGAEYKRRRVGPLGELACFSFYPGKNLGAYGEGGLVVTNNSEHARTVRLLRNWGEERRYHHQLRGYNYRMEGLQGAILRVKLRHLEEWTEARRARAARYTELLRGSEVQTPAEMPYARHVFHVYAVRSPQRDALQKSLQAAGVQTGIHYPIPVHLQPAYADLGYKAGDFPVAERLAREVLSLPIYPELAPAQIEEVVAAVQQGVHAL from the coding sequence GTGATCCCCTTCCTCGATCTCAAAGCCCAGTACCGCTCCCTCAAGCCGGAGATCGACGCCGCCATCGCCCGCGTGCTGGAGAGCTGTCAGTTCGTGCTGGGCGAGGAGGTGGCGCGCTTCGAAGAAGAGTTCGCCGCTTACTGCGGCGCCGCCCACGCCGTGGCCGTCAACTCCGGCACCAGCGCCCTGCACCTGTCGCTGCTGGCCCTGGGCGTCGGCCCCGGCGACGAAGTCGTCACCACGCCCTTCACCTTCGTGGCCACCGTGGCCGCCATCGGCTACAGCGGCGCCCGCGCCGTGCTGGTGGACGTCGACCCACACTCCTTCAACCTGGACCCGGCCCGGCTGGAGCGCGCTCTGACCCTGCGCACCAAGGCCATCGTCCCGGTGCACCTCTACGGCCAGCCCGCCGACCTGGATCCCATCTTCGAGATCGCCCGCCGCCGCGGCGTGCCCGTCATCGAAGACGCCTGCCAGGCCCATGGCGCCGAATACAAGCGCCGCCGCGTCGGCCCTCTCGGCGAGCTGGCATGCTTCAGCTTCTATCCCGGCAAGAACCTGGGCGCGTACGGGGAGGGCGGCCTGGTGGTGACCAACAACTCCGAACACGCGCGCACCGTCCGCCTGCTGCGCAACTGGGGCGAGGAGCGCCGCTACCACCACCAGCTTCGCGGCTACAACTACCGCATGGAGGGACTGCAGGGCGCCATCCTGCGGGTGAAGCTACGCCACCTGGAAGAGTGGACCGAGGCCCGCCGCGCCCGCGCCGCTCGCTACACGGAACTGCTGCGCGGCTCCGAGGTCCAGACCCCGGCCGAGATGCCCTACGCCCGCCACGTCTTCCACGTGTACGCGGTGCGCTCGCCCCAGCGCGACGCCCTGCAGAAGTCGCTGCAGGCGGCGGGCGTTCAGACCGGCATCCATTATCCCATCCCCGTGCACCTGCAGCCCGCTTACGCCGACCTGGGCTACAAGGCGGGCGACTTTCCGGTGGCGGAACGGCTGGCGCGCGAGGTGCTCTCGCTGCCCATCTATCCCGAATTGGCTCCGGCGCAGATCGAGGAAGTGGTGGCGGCGGTGCAGCAAGGAGTCCATGCCCTCTAA